A single genomic interval of Camelina sativa cultivar DH55 chromosome 11, Cs, whole genome shotgun sequence harbors:
- the LOC104725614 gene encoding protein FRIGIDA-like, translated as MAFHNGSMIPALAYANYPPTMEAQPSTAAIPRQSERRRRGEFPAVVETDQITIGQSKQPQFLKSIDDLAAFSAAVDAFKRQFDDLQKHIESIENAIDSKLKSNGVDIAASSDFHQPLSPPRNNASVDTTTVTVSQSSQDPVPAISDKPEGERLCDPIPAISDKSEGERLCESMCSKGLRKYIYGNISDRAKLLEEIPVALKLAKEPAKFVFECIGKFYLQGRRAFSKDSPMISARHVSLLIMESFLLMPDPGEGKAKIKIESSVKDEAKAAAVAWKKRLVGEGGLAAAELMDARGLLLLIACYGVPSNFKSMDVLDLILTCGFNEIAGALKRSPFLVPMISGIVESSIKRGKNIEALEMVYNFGMEDKFSASTVLTSFLRMSKESFDEAKRKAHSPLAFKEATEKQIGTLSSVMQFMETHKLDPAKELPGWQIKEEIVKLEGDTLQLNREMEEKARSISLMEEAVLTKRLYNQQMKRPRLSPMETPPVASSSYSPLYRDRIFPSQRDEDRDEISALVSSYLGPSSSFPHRSSLRRSPEYMVPPGGLGRSVYAYEHLPPNSYSQANGQRVPRQYSPVHGQRHPRQYSPPIHGQQQQIPYGLQRVYRHSPSQERYLGLSNHRSPRSNSSLDHT; from the exons ATGGCCTTCCACAACGGTTCTATGATCCCTGCTCTTGCCTACGCCAATTATCCACCGACAATGGAGGCGCAACCCTCTACGGCGGCGATTCCCCGGCAATCTGAACGACGACGGCGGGGAGAATTCCCGGCGGTTGTTGAAACAGATCAAATTACGATCGGTCAATCTAAGCAGCCGCAGTTTCTGAAATCAATCGACGATTTGGCTGCGTTTTCAGCTGCGGTGGACGCTTTCAAACGCCAATTCGATGATTTGCAGAAGCACATCGAGTCAATTGAAAACGCAATCGATTCAAAACTCAAGAGTAACGGCGTTGACATCGCCGCTTCTTCCGATTTCCATCAGCCGTTATCGCCACCGCGGAACAATGCTTCTGTAGATACCACCACCGTGACTGTGAGCCAATCGTCTCAGGATCCTGTACCGGCGATTTCAGATAAACCGGAAGGGGAACGTTTGTGTGATCCTATACCGGCGATTTCAGATAAATCGGAAGGGGAACGTTTGTGTGAGTCAATGTGTAGCAAAGGTCTGCGTAAATACATCTACGGGAATATCTCTGATCGAGCTAAGCTATTGGAAGAGATTCCTGTAGCTTTGAAGTTGGCTAAGGAGCCAGCCAAGTTTGTGTTCGAATGTATTGGCAAGTTTTACTTACAAGGGCGTAGAGCTTTTTCTAAGGATTCGCCTATGATCTCTGCGAGACATGTTTCGCTTCTCATTATGGAGTCTTTTCTTCTAATGCCTGATCCTGGTGAAGGGAAGGCAAAGATTAAGATTGAGAGTTCTGTTAAAGATGAGGCGAAGGCGGCTGCTGTTGCGTGGAAGAAAAGACTGGTGGGTGAAGGAGGATTAGCTGCGGCTGAGCTAATGGATGCAAGGGGTCTGCTTTTACTGATTGCTTGTTATGGTGTTCCTTCAAACTTTAAAAGTATGGACGTGTTGGATTTGATACTGACTTGTGGTTTTAATGAGATTGCGGGTGCTTTGAAACGGTCGCCTTTTCTTGTCCCTATGATTTCAG GTATAGTTGAATCAAGTATCAAGCGTGGAAAGAATATTGAAGCTCTTGAGATGGTGTATAACTTTGGAATGGAGGATAAGTTTTCAGCTTCTACAGTTCTAACTTCATTCTTAAGGATGAGCAAGGAGTCATTTGACGAGGCAAAACGAAAAGCCCACTCACCATTGGCATTT AAAGAGGCGACTGAAAAGCAGATAGGTACACTATCATCAGTGATGCAGTTTATGGAGACTCACAAGTTAGACCCTGCGAAAGAACTACCAGGGTGGCAGATCAAAGAAGAAATTGTTAAGCTGGAGGGTGACACTCTTCAGCTCAACAGAGAGATGGAAGAGAAAGCAAGATCCATCAGTTTAATGGAGGAAGCGGTACTTACCAAGAGATTGTATAACCAACAGATGAAACGTCCGAGGTTGTCACCCATGGAAACGCCACCAGTAGCTTCTTCATCATATTCTCCTCTGTACCGTGATCGAATCTTTCCTAGTCAAAGAGACGAAGATAGAGATGAAATATCAGCTCTTGTGAGTAGTTACCTTGGCCCGTCATCATCTTTTCCTCATCGCTCAAGTCTCAGAAGATCCCCTGAATATATGGTTCCACCTGGTGGTTTAGGAAGAAGTGTATATGCATATGAACATCTGCCTCCAAATTCATACTCTCAGGCTAACGGACAGAGAGTTCCTCGGCAGTACTCTCCGGTTCATGGACAGAGACATCCACGGCAGTACTCTCCTCCAATTCATGGACAACAGCAACAAATACCATATGGTCTACAAAGGGTTTACAGACATTCACCATCTCAAGAAAGATATTTGGGTTTATCCAATCACAGGTCTCCTCGTAGTAACTCATCACTAGACCACACATAG
- the LOC104725612 gene encoding superoxide dismutase [Fe] 2, chloroplastic-like isoform X1, translated as MMTVAVTAISSSSLSCSPLLLLHSQGPNRRLLQWKRNEKRRLATKVAGSGVITAGFELKPPPYPLDALEPHMSRETLDYHWGKHHRTYVENLNKQIVGTDLDTLSLEEVVLLSYNRGNMLPAFNNAAQAWNHEFFWESIQPGGGGKPTGELLRLIERDFGSFEEFLERFKSAAASNFGSGWTWLAYKANRLEVANAVNPLPTEEDKKFVIVKTPNAVNPLVWDYSPLLTIDTWEHAYYLDFENRRAEYINTFMEKLVSWETVNTRLEAAMVRATQREQEGTDTEEEANPDDEEPEVYLDSDILMYLRLTKNL; from the exons ATGATGACAGTTGCAGTGACAGCCATTTCCTCATCATCTCTATCGtgctctcctcttcttcttcttcattctcaag GGCCAAACCGGCGACTACTGCAATGGAAAAGAAACGAAAAG AGACGGTTAGCGACGAAGGTGGCTGGTTCCGGTGTTATCACAGCGGGATTTGAGTTAAAGCCGCCTCCATATCCTCTT GATGCTCTGGAACCGCATATGAGCCGAGAAACCTTGGATTATCACTGGGGCAAACATCACAGAACTTACGTTGAGAACTTGAACAAGCAAATTGTAGGCACAGATCTAGATACATTGTCCTTGGAAGAAGTTGTGCTTCTTTCATACAACAGAGGCAATATGCTTCCTGCCTTTAACAATGCTGCCCAG GCTTGGAACCACGAGTTCTTCTGGGAGTCTATCCAACCTGGAGGTGGAGGAAAGCCAACTGGAGAGCTTCTCAGATTAATAGAGAGAGATTTCGGGTCTTTTGAAGAGTTTTTGGAAAGGTTCAAGTCGGCTGCAGCATCTAATTTTGGTTCGGGTTGGACATGGCTTGCAT ATAAGGCAAATAGACTTGAAGTTGCAAATGCTGTAAATCCGCTCCCAACGGAAGAAGATAAGAAGTTTGTAATAGTGAAGACTCCCAACGCAGTAAATCCGCTCGTATGGGATTATTCT CCACTTCTCACCATTGATACATGGGAG CACGCTTACTATCTGGATTTTGAG AACCGAAGAGCTGAATACATAAATACATTCATGGAAAAGCTCGTGTCATGGGAAACTGTAAACACAAGGCTAGAAGCTGCAATGGTTCGAGCAACCCAAAGAGAACAAGAAGGAACagatacagaagaagaagcgaatCCAG ATGATGAAGAGCCGGAGGTCTATTTAGATAGTGATATTTTGATGTATCTGAGGTTGACTAAAAACCTGTGA
- the LOC104725615 gene encoding B1-hordein-like has protein sequence MSIKTVFSLLVVILCTAVSVNAQLPHFPFPFPFPNLFQPSPGVPGIPGFPFPFPNPFQPSPGMPGIPKFPFLFPNPFQPSPGMPVIPKFPFPFPNPFQPSPGMPGIPKFPFPFPNPFPPSPSIPGILQPSQAMPRMQDIVVTKCWSTVMNMPGCFAEMRQAVMTDKFSSIGPVCCKDFLDVEANCTPNLPINLFFPPMLKQQCVKSAGPPTTAP, from the coding sequence ATGTCGATCAAAACTGTGTTTTCTCTTCTAGTGGTTATATTATGCACCGCAGTCTCAGTTAATGCTCAATTACCGCATTTTCCGTTCCCTTTTCCGTTTCCAAATCTATTTCAACCGAGTCCTGGTGTGCCTGGAATTCCGGGGTTCCCATTTCCGTTTCCAAATCCATTTCAGCCGAGTCCCGGTATGCCAGGAATTCCAAAGTTCCCCTTTCTGTTTCCAAATCCATTTCAACCGAGTCCCGGTATGCCAGTAATTCCAAAATTTCCCTTtccatttccaaatccatttcAACCGAGTCCCGGTATGCCAGGAATTCCAAAGTTCCCTTTTCCGTTTCCAAATCCATTTCCACCAAGTCCTAGTATACCAGGAATTCTGCAACCGTCCCAAGCAATGCCAAGGATGCAAGACATAGTCGTGACCAAATGTTGGTCAACAGTTATGAATATGCCAGGATGCTTTGCGGAGATGAGACAAGCCGTGATGACCGACAAATTTAGCAGCATAGGTCCAGTTTGTTGTAAAGATTTTCTGGATGTTGAAGCTAACTGCACACCGAATCTTCCCATAAACCTGTTTTTCCCACCTATGCTAAAACAACAATGCGTCAAAAGTGCTGGTCCTCCAACCACCGCACCCTAG
- the LOC104725612 gene encoding superoxide dismutase [Fe] 2, chloroplastic-like isoform X2 encodes MMTVAVTAISSSSLSCSPLLLLHSQGPNRRLLQWKRNEKRRLATKVAGSGVITAGFELKPPPYPLDALEPHMSRETLDYHWGKHHRTYVENLNKQIVGTDLDTLSLEEVVLLSYNRGNMLPAFNNAAQAWNHEFFWESIQPGGGGKPTGELLRLIERDFGSFEEFLERFKSAAASNFGSGWTWLAYKANRLEVANAVNPLPTEEDKKFVIVKTPNAVNPLVWDYSPLLTIDTWEHAYYLDFENRRAEYINTFMEKLVSWETVNTRLEAAMVRATQREQEGTDTEEEANPDDEEPEVYLDSDIDVSEVD; translated from the exons ATGATGACAGTTGCAGTGACAGCCATTTCCTCATCATCTCTATCGtgctctcctcttcttcttcttcattctcaag GGCCAAACCGGCGACTACTGCAATGGAAAAGAAACGAAAAG AGACGGTTAGCGACGAAGGTGGCTGGTTCCGGTGTTATCACAGCGGGATTTGAGTTAAAGCCGCCTCCATATCCTCTT GATGCTCTGGAACCGCATATGAGCCGAGAAACCTTGGATTATCACTGGGGCAAACATCACAGAACTTACGTTGAGAACTTGAACAAGCAAATTGTAGGCACAGATCTAGATACATTGTCCTTGGAAGAAGTTGTGCTTCTTTCATACAACAGAGGCAATATGCTTCCTGCCTTTAACAATGCTGCCCAG GCTTGGAACCACGAGTTCTTCTGGGAGTCTATCCAACCTGGAGGTGGAGGAAAGCCAACTGGAGAGCTTCTCAGATTAATAGAGAGAGATTTCGGGTCTTTTGAAGAGTTTTTGGAAAGGTTCAAGTCGGCTGCAGCATCTAATTTTGGTTCGGGTTGGACATGGCTTGCAT ATAAGGCAAATAGACTTGAAGTTGCAAATGCTGTAAATCCGCTCCCAACGGAAGAAGATAAGAAGTTTGTAATAGTGAAGACTCCCAACGCAGTAAATCCGCTCGTATGGGATTATTCT CCACTTCTCACCATTGATACATGGGAG CACGCTTACTATCTGGATTTTGAG AACCGAAGAGCTGAATACATAAATACATTCATGGAAAAGCTCGTGTCATGGGAAACTGTAAACACAAGGCTAGAAGCTGCAATGGTTCGAGCAACCCAAAGAGAACAAGAAGGAACagatacagaagaagaagcgaatCCAGATGATGAAGAGCCGGAGGTCTATTTAGATAGTGATATTGATGTATCTGAGGTTGATTAA
- the LOC109127705 gene encoding uncharacterized protein LOC109127705 isoform X1: MFKKSGYVISSHIPWNQCFFYKMPTRSSLKPSSCVSALGLSSVVHCYSSRSKTAKSKTSSSAASCVSDKEKDAFFVVRKGDIVGIYKDLTDCQAQVGSSVHDLPVSVYKGYSLLKDTDEYLSSVGMKKPLYCFRASDLKEDMFGALAPCLFQDQLPSASMSLDPLEKLAKLKSSRDTSDETCIIEFDGASKGNPGLSGAAAVLKTEDGSLVCKIRQGLGIATNNAAEYHGLILGLKHAIEKGYTKVKVNTDSKLVCMQMKGHWNVNHEVLSKLYKEAKQLRSQCVSFEISHVLRKLNSDADEQANIAARLSEGEVQVA; encoded by the exons ATGTTTAAGAAGTCCGGCTATGTCATCAGTTCCCACATTCCATGGAATCAATGCTTCTTCTATAAGATGCCTACAAGATCCAGTTTAAAGCCTTCTTCATGTGTGAGTGCTCTTGGACTGTCTAGTGTTGTTCATTGCTATTCCTCAAGATCAAAGACTGCTAAATCAAAGACGTCAAGCAGCGCTGCTTCTTGTGTTTCAGATAAAGAGAAAGACGCCTTTTTCGTTGTTCGGAAGGGTGACATTGTTGGAATCTATAAGGATTTGACTGATTGTCAAGCTCAAGTTGGATCTTCG GTACATGATCTTCCAGTTAGCGTTTATAAGGGATACTCGTTGCTCAAAGACACAGATGAGTATCTTTCTTCTGTTGGAATGAAGAAACCACTCTATTGTTTTAGAGCTTCAGACTTGAAAGAGGATATGTTTGGAGCTCTCGCTCCTTGTCTTTTCCAG GATCAACTTCCTTCAGCTTCCATGTCACTTGATCCCTTGGAAAAGCTTGCGAAGCTGAAGTCATCTCGTGATACCTCAGAT GAAACTTGCATTATTGAGTTTGACGGTGCATCAAAAGGAAACCCTGGTCTCTCTGGCGCTGCAGCTGTACTGAAAACTGAGGACGGAAGCTTG GTTTGTAAAATACGTCAAGGTTTAGGAATTGCCACAAACAATGCAGCAGAATATCATGGATTAATCCTAGGATTGAAGCATGCTATTGAGAAAGGTTACACGAAAGTTAAAGTGAATACTGACTCCAAGCTAGTCTGTATGCAG ATGAAAGGTCACTGGAATGTAAACCATGAGGTACTGTCGAAGCTCTACAAGGAAGCAAAACAACTTAGAAGCCAATGTGTTTCTTTTGAGATCAGTCATGTTCTACGG AAGTTAAACTCTGATGCGGATGAACAGGCAAATATAGCTGCTCGTCTCTCTG aaggagaagttcaagtggctTAA
- the LOC109127705 gene encoding uncharacterized protein LOC109127705 isoform X2, whose protein sequence is MYKEKDAFFVVRKGDIVGIYKDLTDCQAQVGSSVHDLPVSVYKGYSLLKDTDEYLSSVGMKKPLYCFRASDLKEDMFGALAPCLFQDQLPSASMSLDPLEKLAKLKSSRDTSDETCIIEFDGASKGNPGLSGAAAVLKTEDGSLVCKIRQGLGIATNNAAEYHGLILGLKHAIEKGYTKVKVNTDSKLVCMQMKGHWNVNHEVLSKLYKEAKQLRSQCVSFEISHVLRKLNSDADEQANIAARLSEGEVQVA, encoded by the exons ATGT ATAAAGAGAAAGACGCCTTTTTCGTTGTTCGGAAGGGTGACATTGTTGGAATCTATAAGGATTTGACTGATTGTCAAGCTCAAGTTGGATCTTCG GTACATGATCTTCCAGTTAGCGTTTATAAGGGATACTCGTTGCTCAAAGACACAGATGAGTATCTTTCTTCTGTTGGAATGAAGAAACCACTCTATTGTTTTAGAGCTTCAGACTTGAAAGAGGATATGTTTGGAGCTCTCGCTCCTTGTCTTTTCCAG GATCAACTTCCTTCAGCTTCCATGTCACTTGATCCCTTGGAAAAGCTTGCGAAGCTGAAGTCATCTCGTGATACCTCAGAT GAAACTTGCATTATTGAGTTTGACGGTGCATCAAAAGGAAACCCTGGTCTCTCTGGCGCTGCAGCTGTACTGAAAACTGAGGACGGAAGCTTG GTTTGTAAAATACGTCAAGGTTTAGGAATTGCCACAAACAATGCAGCAGAATATCATGGATTAATCCTAGGATTGAAGCATGCTATTGAGAAAGGTTACACGAAAGTTAAAGTGAATACTGACTCCAAGCTAGTCTGTATGCAG ATGAAAGGTCACTGGAATGTAAACCATGAGGTACTGTCGAAGCTCTACAAGGAAGCAAAACAACTTAGAAGCCAATGTGTTTCTTTTGAGATCAGTCATGTTCTACGG AAGTTAAACTCTGATGCGGATGAACAGGCAAATATAGCTGCTCGTCTCTCTG aaggagaagttcaagtggctTAA